CGGCGCCCCTGCTGGACGCATTCGAGCGCGTCATGGCGGTGTCGGCGACCCGGACTTTCGATCGCGCCAGGACCTGATCGCGGTTCTACTGAACGAACAGTTTCTTGATCTGCTCGATCACCTCGGGGGGCTGCGACAGCACCTCCCTGGCCGTTTTCTGCAGCTCTTCCCCGCGGTTCGGCGTCACCACGATGCGCAGCTTCTTGGCTTCCGCCAGCAGGTCCGGGTCCTTCACGACCTTGTCGTAGGCGGCGCGCAGTACCGCGACGCGATCCGGCGGCGTGGCCGGGGGGGCCATCAACGGGCGCGCCCATTCCCCGCCCTGGAGCATCGCCTCGGCGACCCGCCGTTTGGTCGCCGGCGTCTTGTACTCGTCCATCAGCTCGTAAACGGTCGGCGCCTCGGCGATGCGCTGGTCCCGCTTGCGGCCGCTCTGTGCGAGGAAACGGACGAACTTGTTCTTGTGCCAGGTGAGAAAGGGCTCGCGGCTGAAGTAGGTGGAAATCGTCAGCCCCATGCACGCGACCTCGCCGCGCTCGAGGGCGATGGCGATCTCGCTGCTACCGGGATAGCCCGTGACGTGGGTCACCTTGGCGCCGATGGTCTCTTCGAGGATTTTCGACATCACGTAATCGGAGCTTCCCACCCCCGTGGACCCGCACTTCGGCGGCTCCTTCGAGCGGATGATGTCGCCGATCGATTTGAACGGAGCGTCGGCACGGCCGAAGATCGTCATGTCGTCGTTCTCGAGCGACCCGATCCACTGGAACTTGACGAGGTCGAACCGCACCTCCTTTTGCCCGGAAAGCTGGCTGAGGTAGACGTTGTTGTGCGGCGCAAGCAACGTCAGCCCGTCGGGCTTGGCGACGCTCCACACGTAGTTGGCCGCGGTCACCGACCCCGCCCCGGGCATGTTCTGCACGACGACGTCCGGGTTTCCCGGGATGTATTTGCCGATGTGGCGCGCGACCAGGCGAGCCGCCCGATCGTAGCCGCCCCCCGTGCTCAGGCCCACGATGATCCGGATCTGCTTGCCCTTGTAGAAGTCGCTTTGCGCTCCGGCCCGTTCCGGGGATGCGAGCCACAGGAGCAGAGCAGTAAAGGCGCCGATGCAGCCGAGATTGAGCTTGTTCACGAGCGATCCCTTCCCGCCGGCCGTGCGAACCGGACGCGTGGATTCAAGAGAAGCCAGACGGTTGCGGCCGGACCATTGTTGTGCGGCAATATACCCGGGGGGCCGTGCTTGTCAAGTCCCGGCTCCTGCCGCAAAGCGCTACCCGACCGGCTCGGACCGCTGTAGAATAGCGGCCGCTCCGGCGACACCGGGGCAGGAGGGGTGGAATGAAGAGGATCGTCCTTTGCTTCGACGGCACGTGGAGCAAGCCGGCGGACGAAAATCTGCCCGCGGACCGGCAGGTCGAGACCAACGTCCGCCGCTTCTTCGAATCGGTGCAGGAGCGCGACGCGCGCGGCGTCCGGCAGGTGAAATGGTACGATCAGGGAGTCGGGACCGAATGGTACGACCGGTTCGTGGGCGGCGCCTTCGGGGTCGGCCTGGAGCTGAACATCATCGAAGGCTACAGGTATCTCGCCACGGCGTACGAGGAGGGAGACGAGGTCTACGTCCTCGGCTTCAGCCGCGGCGCCTACACGGCCAGAAGCCTCGTCGGCATGATCCGCAACTGCGGCTTGATCCGGCCCGAGCACCTCGGGTTCCAGGTCGGGGTGGCTTACGGCATTTACCGGACGCGCGACGACGGTCCGGATTCGGTTGCGGCGAGGTTGTTCCGCTCGATGTTTTCCCGGCCGATCGCGATCAAGTTCCTCGGAGTCTGGGATACCGTGGGCGCCTTGGGGATCCCTCTCGACATCCTCAGGGAGTTCAACATGGAATTTTACGAATTTCACGACACCAAACTGAGCGCCATCGTGGAAAACGCCTGCCAGGCGATCGCGATCGACGAGCACCGCAAGGACTATGACGTCTGCCTGTGGGACCCGGAATCCCCTCCCGGGCAGGCGCTGGAGCAGAGATGGTTCGTGGGCGCGCACTGCGACGTCGGCGGAGGTTACCCGGATCGCGGCCTGTCCGATATCGCGCTCGGGTGGATGCAGGACCGCGCCGCGTCACTGGGGCTCGCGCTGGAGCGCGTCGAGGCGCGGCCGGACGGCTACCTCGCCCCCTTCACCGATTCCTACCGTGAATTTCTCCGCGGCTTGTACGCCCGGAGAAAACCCCGGCACTATCGTGCGATCGGCAGCACCCGATTCGGCAACGAGGTCGTCGACGAAAGCGTGCAGCGGCGCCGCCGGAAGGACCGCACGTACGAACCGCAGAACGACGGTCTGCCGAAGCTCTAGCAGGTCGTTCCCGACACGGTCCCGGGACCGGGCCCGCGGCTTCCCGCGTCGCAACGCGCGGCATGCTCACTTGGCCCGCTCCCGTCCAGGCAGCTTGGGTTCGATGCCCGTCTCGCGCCGCTGAAAAGGAGGGCGCTTATTCGTTGTCGTTTTCTGCGGCGAGCTTGAGGCGGCGCTTGCGCACGGCGTCGGCAAGCACGTCGAGAAGCGCCCGGCTCTCCTGCCACCCTACGCAAGGATCGGTGATGCTGAGCCCGTAGACGAGCTCCTTTCCAGGGAGCAGATCCTGGCGGCCGGTCTTGAGGTGGCTCTCGATCATCACGCCGATGATGCGCTCCTCGCCTGCAGCGATCTGGCTCGCGACCTCGCGCCCGACATCGATCTGTTTCAACGGGTCCTTGCCGCTGTTGCCGTGGCTGAAGTCGATCATGATGCGCGCGGGGATCCCCGCCTCGCCGAGGCTCTTCGCCGCCGCCGCGACGCTGGCCGGATCGTAGTTGGGCTGACGGCCGCCGCGCAGGATGATATGGCAGTCCTCGTTGCCCATCGTGGAGACGATCGCGGAGCGGCCGGCCTTGGTCACCGAAAGGAAATGGTGCGGCGCCTGAGCCGCGCGGATCGCGTCCAGAGCGATGCGAACGTTGCCGTCGGTGCCGTTCTTGAAGCCCACCGGGCAGGACAGCCCGGAAGCAAGCTCCCGGTGAACCTGGCTCTCGGTGGTACGGGCGCCGATCGCCCCCCACGATACCAGGTCGGCGATGTACTGGGGGGTGATCATGTCGAGGAACTCGCAGCCCACCGGGAGGTTCATCTCGTTGATATCGAGCAGCAGCTGACGCGCGATCCGCAGGCCGTCGTTGATCTGGAAGCTGCCGTCGAGGTGCGGGTCGTTGATCAGCCCTTTCCACCCCACGGTCGTGCGCGGTTTCTCGAAATAAACGCGCATCACGATGAGCAGGTCCGCCTCGAGCTGCTCCTTGGCCGCCCGGAGCTTCGAGGCGTATTCCTTGGCCGCCTTGACGTCGTGGATGGAGCACGGGCCGATGATGACCAGAAGGCGGTCGTCCGCGCCGTGCAGGATGCGGTGGATCGCCTGTCTCGTCTCGAAAACCGTGCGCGCCGCGTTTTCCGTAATCGGGAAGTCGCTGAGGACCTTATCGGGCGGCAACAGCTCCTTTATCTCTCTGATCCGAAGGTCGTCGGTCCTGTACGGCATGATGTTTTAGACTCTGAATTCCCGGATATTTCCGCCGATCGGTCGCCTCCGCCTCCAATCCCGGAAAGGGGCAGAAAAAACACGCCAATTCGCCGGCTGCAGGGAATGCAACATTATACAGCAGGAACCGGCGCGTTCAACAAAGCCCGCTGAGGCCGGATCGGCTTATCCGGGGGCAAGTCGTGCCGGAAATCGCCCGGAGGGGCGGCGGTCGGCGGTTAAAAATCCGCGTTGCCGGGGGTACGGGGAAAGGGGATGACGTCGCGAATGTTCTTCAATCCGGTCAGATACATCATCATGCGCTCGAGACCGAGGCCGAAGCCCGAATGGGGGACCGAGCCGAACCGGCGCAGGTCGAGGTACCACCAGTACGCTTTCTCCTCCAGCCCGCTTTCCCGCAGCCGCTGCCTCAAAACATCGTGCCGCTCCTCACGCTGGCTGCCGCCGATGATCTCGCCGACCCGGGGCACAAGCACGTCCATGGCCCGCACCGTCCTGCCGTCGTCGTTGAGACGCATATAGAAGGCCTTGATTTCCTTGGGATAGTCGGTGACGATCACCGGTTTCTTGAAAACCTCCTCGGAAAGGAAGCGCTCGTGCTCCGTCTGCAGATCGGCGCCCCATGAGACGGGGAATTCCCACTGCCTGCCCGAACGCTCCAGCTCCCGGATCGCATCGGTATAGGTGATATGGGCGAAGCGGGACTCGGCCACGTGTTCCAGCGTGGCGAGCACGTTGTTGTCGATCCGCTCGTTGAAGAACTCCAGGTCTTCACGGCAGTGCTCCAGGACGTAGCGGATCGTATGCTTCAGGAACTCCTCCGCCAGCGCGCGGTCGCCGTCGAGATCGCAAAAGGCCATCTCCGGCTCGACCATCCAGAACTCGGCCAGGTGGCGCGGGGTGTTGCTGTTTTCCGCGCGGAAGGTCGGACCGAAGGTGTAAACCTTGGAAAAGGCCAGCGCGAAGATCTCGGCTTCCAGCTGCCCGCTGACGGTGAGATAGGCAGGGCGGCCGAAGAAATCCCGCTGCCAGTCGATCCTGCCTTCCTGATCGCGAGGCGGGTTGCCGAGATCGAGCGACGTCACCGCGAACATCTGGCCCGCGCCTTCGCAATCCGAGGTGGTGATGATAGGTGTCTGGACATAGAGAAAGCCGCGTTCCTGGAAAAACTGGTGGATCGCGAAGCTCAGAGCGTTGCGCACGCGGAAGGCGGCGCCGAACGTGTTGCTGCGCACACGCAGGTGCGCGATTTCGCGGAGAAACTCGAGCGAGTGCCCTTTCTTCTGGAGCGGGTAAGCCGCGGGGTCGGCGCCGCCGTAGAGGTCGATGCGCTCGACCTTGAGCTCGACCGCCTGGCCCCTGGCCGGAGAGGCGACCAGCGTCCCGGTGGCTGCAATGCTGCTGCCGGTCGTGAGCTGCCTGAGCGTCTCCTCCGGCACGACCCCTCCCTCGGCAACGAGTTGCATGCTCTTGAAGCGCGAGCCGTCGTTGAGCTCGACGAAGGTCACGCCTTTGGAGTCCCGGCGCGAGCGCACCCAGCCGCGCAACGTCATCTTCGTGCCGATCGGCGCGGCGTAGGCCTCCTTGACCGTGAGCGAGCTGGGATCCATAAGGGCAAGTATCGACGAAACCCCTGGAAAGTCAACGGTCTTTCCTCGATTCGCCTTTCGAGAACAGCGCCTG
The DNA window shown above is from Candidatus Zixiibacteriota bacterium and carries:
- a CDS encoding DUF2235 domain-containing protein, translated to MKRIVLCFDGTWSKPADENLPADRQVETNVRRFFESVQERDARGVRQVKWYDQGVGTEWYDRFVGGAFGVGLELNIIEGYRYLATAYEEGDEVYVLGFSRGAYTARSLVGMIRNCGLIRPEHLGFQVGVAYGIYRTRDDGPDSVAARLFRSMFSRPIAIKFLGVWDTVGALGIPLDILREFNMEFYEFHDTKLSAIVENACQAIAIDEHRKDYDVCLWDPESPPGQALEQRWFVGAHCDVGGGYPDRGLSDIALGWMQDRAASLGLALERVEARPDGYLAPFTDSYREFLRGLYARRKPRHYRAIGSTRFGNEVVDESVQRRRRKDRTYEPQNDGLPKL
- the asnS gene encoding asparagine--tRNA ligase; its protein translation is MDPSSLTVKEAYAAPIGTKMTLRGWVRSRRDSKGVTFVELNDGSRFKSMQLVAEGGVVPEETLRQLTTGSSIAATGTLVASPARGQAVELKVERIDLYGGADPAAYPLQKKGHSLEFLREIAHLRVRSNTFGAAFRVRNALSFAIHQFFQERGFLYVQTPIITTSDCEGAGQMFAVTSLDLGNPPRDQEGRIDWQRDFFGRPAYLTVSGQLEAEIFALAFSKVYTFGPTFRAENSNTPRHLAEFWMVEPEMAFCDLDGDRALAEEFLKHTIRYVLEHCREDLEFFNERIDNNVLATLEHVAESRFAHITYTDAIRELERSGRQWEFPVSWGADLQTEHERFLSEEVFKKPVIVTDYPKEIKAFYMRLNDDGRTVRAMDVLVPRVGEIIGGSQREERHDVLRQRLRESGLEEKAYWWYLDLRRFGSVPHSGFGLGLERMMMYLTGLKNIRDVIPFPRTPGNADF
- the aroG gene encoding 3-deoxy-7-phosphoheptulonate synthase AroG, yielding MPYRTDDLRIREIKELLPPDKVLSDFPITENAARTVFETRQAIHRILHGADDRLLVIIGPCSIHDVKAAKEYASKLRAAKEQLEADLLIVMRVYFEKPRTTVGWKGLINDPHLDGSFQINDGLRIARQLLLDINEMNLPVGCEFLDMITPQYIADLVSWGAIGARTTESQVHRELASGLSCPVGFKNGTDGNVRIALDAIRAAQAPHHFLSVTKAGRSAIVSTMGNEDCHIILRGGRQPNYDPASVAAAAKSLGEAGIPARIMIDFSHGNSGKDPLKQIDVGREVASQIAAGEERIIGVMIESHLKTGRQDLLPGKELVYGLSITDPCVGWQESRALLDVLADAVRKRRLKLAAENDNE
- a CDS encoding tripartite tricarboxylate transporter substrate binding protein, translated to MNKLNLGCIGAFTALLLWLASPERAGAQSDFYKGKQIRIIVGLSTGGGYDRAARLVARHIGKYIPGNPDVVVQNMPGAGSVTAANYVWSVAKPDGLTLLAPHNNVYLSQLSGQKEVRFDLVKFQWIGSLENDDMTIFGRADAPFKSIGDIIRSKEPPKCGSTGVGSSDYVMSKILEETIGAKVTHVTGYPGSSEIAIALERGEVACMGLTISTYFSREPFLTWHKNKFVRFLAQSGRKRDQRIAEAPTVYELMDEYKTPATKRRVAEAMLQGGEWARPLMAPPATPPDRVAVLRAAYDKVVKDPDLLAEAKKLRIVVTPNRGEELQKTAREVLSQPPEVIEQIKKLFVQ